A genomic stretch from Georgenia muralis includes:
- a CDS encoding ABC transporter ATP-binding protein: MAEGAKTPEPFLRVDGLTVGYGDTPVLKDVSLEVAEGEFVSILGPSGCGKTTLLKTIAGFVPAGAGRIEMGGRDLVRVPPARRDLGFVFQNYALFPHLSVTDNVAYGLASRGVRKPERDERAREMLALVGLESLGARRPAELSGGQQQRVAIARALAVSPSVLLMDEPLSNLDAKLRLEMREELHNLQRRVGVTTLFVTHDQEEAMTISDRLILLNAGVVEQVGSPAALYHRPRTPFVADFLGGGNVVDGRAVHGDGGTTVLEAPDLTFPIPGEDLPEGPVTVVLRTDRVRVGTVEAGGLAGTVEQSAFLGSAWRYRVRLDGGRVVHASGPPRLDGAADEGERVGLSWHPDDVIVVGSR, encoded by the coding sequence GTGGCTGAGGGGGCCAAGACCCCCGAACCGTTCCTCCGGGTCGACGGGCTGACCGTCGGCTACGGGGACACCCCGGTGCTGAAGGACGTCTCCCTCGAGGTCGCCGAGGGTGAGTTCGTCAGCATCCTCGGGCCGAGCGGCTGCGGGAAGACCACGCTGCTCAAGACGATCGCCGGTTTCGTGCCCGCCGGTGCGGGTCGGATCGAGATGGGCGGCCGCGACCTCGTCCGGGTCCCGCCGGCCCGGCGGGACCTCGGCTTCGTCTTCCAGAACTACGCGCTCTTCCCGCACCTGAGCGTGACCGACAACGTGGCCTACGGCCTCGCCAGCCGAGGGGTGCGGAAGCCCGAGCGAGACGAGCGGGCGCGGGAGATGCTCGCCCTGGTCGGTCTCGAGAGCCTCGGCGCCCGCCGTCCGGCCGAGCTCTCCGGCGGCCAGCAGCAGCGGGTGGCGATCGCCCGCGCGCTCGCCGTCAGCCCGAGCGTCCTGCTGATGGACGAGCCGCTGTCCAACCTCGACGCCAAGCTCCGCCTCGAGATGCGCGAGGAGCTCCACAACCTCCAGCGGCGGGTGGGGGTGACCACCCTCTTCGTCACCCACGACCAGGAGGAGGCCATGACGATCTCCGACCGGTTGATCCTGCTCAACGCCGGTGTCGTCGAGCAGGTCGGCTCCCCGGCGGCGCTGTACCACCGCCCACGCACGCCCTTCGTCGCCGACTTCCTCGGCGGCGGCAACGTCGTCGACGGCCGGGCCGTTCACGGCGACGGCGGCACGACCGTCCTCGAGGCGCCTGACCTCACCTTCCCGATCCCAGGGGAGGACCTCCCCGAGGGGCCGGTGACGGTGGTCCTGCGCACCGACCGCGTCCGGGTGGGCACGGTCGAGGCAGGCGGCCTCGCAGGCACCGTCGAGCAGTCCGCGTTCCTCGGCTCCGCGTGGCGCTACCGGGTCCGGCTGGACGGCGGACGTGTGGTGCACGCCTCCGGTCCGCCGCGGCTGGACGGGGCCGCCGACGAGGGGGAGCGCGTCGGCCTGAGCTGGCACCCCGACGACGTCATCGTGGTCGGCAGCCGGTGA
- a CDS encoding ABC transporter substrate-binding protein — MKHVRTLALAGTALALALAGCAAPTTDGGADGGSEPAEETTTGDAPQAGGDVTVTLYGDPWAAAVQAGAVAAFEEETGGAVEVALGDNATWFAQLRASQGGDAPFDVMILLPEQQIQAVEEGLVEPIDTSRLSNWDDVAPSLAEAFEQDGEQYGVPFSAGGLGIAYRKDLVETPPTAWSDMWDPEYAGHVAALPLTFQAGAQWFAGLVHEEGGTLDDPAAVDAAFGRLEELAPAVSVTPNNAVGVQTALQQGSAWLAPWWDGRAAALAQEDPNIAFAYPESGATAAVTTFYVPANAPDKDASYAFLDSLLDPGAQAEFAEAMWYPTSNVTTEFPAAFEGAVSADLETFDSYVFVDYATLTPNLTDWQNRWNEIFGG; from the coding sequence ATGAAGCACGTGCGCACCCTCGCTCTGGCCGGAACGGCGCTCGCCCTCGCCCTGGCCGGCTGCGCGGCACCCACCACGGACGGGGGCGCCGACGGCGGGTCCGAGCCGGCCGAGGAGACGACCACGGGCGACGCGCCGCAGGCGGGCGGCGACGTCACGGTCACCCTGTACGGCGACCCGTGGGCGGCCGCGGTCCAGGCCGGCGCGGTCGCCGCGTTCGAGGAGGAGACGGGCGGAGCCGTCGAGGTCGCGCTCGGCGACAACGCGACGTGGTTCGCCCAGCTCCGTGCCTCCCAGGGCGGGGACGCACCCTTCGACGTCATGATCCTGCTGCCCGAGCAGCAGATCCAGGCGGTCGAGGAGGGGCTCGTGGAGCCGATCGACACCTCGCGCCTGAGCAACTGGGACGACGTCGCACCCTCCCTCGCCGAGGCGTTCGAGCAGGACGGCGAGCAGTACGGCGTGCCGTTCTCCGCCGGTGGGCTGGGGATCGCCTACCGCAAGGACCTCGTCGAGACCCCGCCCACCGCCTGGTCGGACATGTGGGACCCGGAGTACGCCGGCCACGTCGCGGCCCTCCCGCTGACCTTCCAGGCCGGCGCCCAGTGGTTCGCGGGCCTGGTGCACGAGGAGGGCGGCACGCTGGACGACCCGGCGGCCGTCGACGCCGCGTTCGGCCGCCTGGAGGAGCTGGCCCCGGCCGTCTCGGTGACCCCCAACAACGCGGTCGGCGTCCAGACGGCACTGCAGCAGGGGTCCGCCTGGCTCGCCCCCTGGTGGGACGGGCGCGCCGCAGCGCTCGCCCAGGAGGACCCGAACATCGCGTTCGCGTACCCCGAGTCCGGCGCGACCGCGGCCGTGACCACCTTCTACGTCCCGGCCAACGCCCCGGACAAGGACGCCAGCTACGCCTTCCTCGACAGCCTCCTCGACCCGGGGGCACAGGCCGAGTTCGCCGAGGCGATGTGGTACCCGACGTCGAACGTCACGACCGAGTTCCCGGCGGCGTTCGAGGGTGCGGTGAGCGCGGACCTGGAGACCTTCGACAGCTACGTCTTCGTCGACTACGCCACGCTCACGCCGAACCTCACCGACTGGCAGAACCGCTGGAACGAGATCTTCGGTGGCTGA
- a CDS encoding hydantoinase/oxoprolinase family protein — protein sequence MRDIRIGIDVGGTFTDFAVVGQRADGTTGVLEHKTPSTPDEPARAVVTGLEELVAQGIDLAQVRAVAHGTTIGLNAIIQRSGARVTLVVSAGHRDLLEIGRARMPRSFDLHATPEVSPVPRDRVVEIAARLGFDGVPVAAPDRDELDRVARDVRATEPDVVALVLVGGFVDPAFEREVARGLRARLDGLEVVAAAATWPEIREYERGLVAVLEAYIHPLMTGYLTDLQERLSRLGLTAPLYITGSNGGTLSVAAALRRPLETVLSGPASGVTAAARTLGAGGRAVTFDMGGTSSDIAVVLQGRGALTTGSHVGGLPLILPVVDVNAIGAGGGSIAWIDTAGGSAALRVGPRSAGAVPGPACYGLGGVDATITDAYLVSGFIAPEHFLHGEVPLFRHRAVEALAGVADDLGLPGRADEDERAVAAADAVLRVATAQMATELRKRLAERGHEAADLTLVPFGGAGPTHAALLAEEVGVTEILVPGAAATYCALGAAVAPLRSDFARSLRRPLTEATFRDVRQVLDDLLVRARAWIVDNGAPVEASVARVTADMRYLGQAYEITVPLTEGPLEDAVELTTAQVVAAFGAEHERLYDFSDPTATIEVATVRLAVVGPEPVLPERRRGAADGTGAAAERRPLRWYGRWHETAVVERSVIGVGGAAVAGPALVEQGDTTVVVPPGWAAAADEAGNLRLRKDTP from the coding sequence GTGCGAGACATCCGGATCGGGATCGACGTCGGTGGCACGTTCACCGACTTCGCGGTCGTGGGCCAACGCGCCGACGGCACGACGGGCGTGCTCGAGCACAAGACCCCCAGCACGCCCGACGAGCCCGCCCGTGCGGTGGTCACCGGGCTGGAGGAGCTGGTCGCGCAGGGCATCGACCTCGCGCAGGTCCGGGCGGTCGCCCACGGGACGACCATCGGCCTGAACGCGATCATCCAGCGCTCGGGTGCCCGCGTGACGCTCGTGGTGTCCGCGGGGCACCGCGACCTGCTCGAGATCGGTCGGGCGCGGATGCCGCGCTCCTTCGACCTGCACGCGACGCCGGAGGTCTCGCCCGTCCCCCGCGACCGGGTGGTCGAGATCGCCGCCCGCCTGGGGTTCGACGGTGTACCGGTGGCGGCACCGGACCGCGACGAGCTCGACCGGGTGGCCCGGGACGTACGCGCCACCGAGCCGGACGTCGTCGCCCTCGTCCTGGTCGGCGGCTTCGTCGACCCGGCGTTCGAGCGCGAGGTGGCCCGGGGGCTCCGAGCCCGGCTGGACGGCCTGGAGGTCGTGGCGGCCGCGGCCACCTGGCCCGAGATCCGGGAGTACGAGCGCGGTCTGGTCGCCGTTCTCGAGGCCTACATCCACCCGCTCATGACCGGGTACCTCACCGACCTCCAGGAGCGGCTGTCGCGCCTCGGGCTGACCGCCCCCCTGTACATCACCGGCTCGAACGGCGGCACGCTCTCGGTGGCGGCCGCGCTGAGACGGCCCCTGGAGACCGTGCTGTCCGGCCCGGCCTCCGGCGTCACCGCCGCCGCCCGGACGCTCGGGGCCGGCGGCCGGGCGGTCACCTTCGACATGGGCGGCACGAGCAGCGACATCGCCGTCGTCCTCCAGGGCCGCGGTGCGCTGACGACGGGGTCCCACGTCGGTGGTCTCCCGCTGATCCTGCCCGTCGTCGACGTCAACGCCATCGGCGCCGGCGGCGGCTCCATCGCCTGGATCGACACCGCCGGGGGGTCGGCCGCGCTGCGGGTGGGCCCCCGCAGCGCCGGCGCCGTCCCCGGGCCGGCGTGCTACGGGCTCGGCGGTGTCGACGCCACGATCACCGACGCGTATCTCGTCTCGGGGTTCATCGCCCCGGAGCACTTCCTCCACGGCGAGGTCCCGCTCTTCCGGCACCGGGCGGTCGAGGCGCTCGCCGGCGTCGCCGACGACCTGGGTCTGCCGGGCCGCGCCGACGAGGACGAGCGGGCGGTGGCGGCCGCCGACGCCGTGCTGCGCGTCGCGACGGCGCAGATGGCCACCGAGCTGCGCAAGCGCCTGGCCGAACGCGGTCACGAGGCGGCGGACCTCACCCTCGTGCCCTTCGGTGGGGCCGGTCCCACGCACGCCGCGCTCCTGGCGGAGGAGGTCGGGGTCACCGAGATCCTCGTCCCGGGCGCGGCGGCGACGTACTGCGCCCTCGGCGCCGCCGTGGCGCCGCTGCGGAGCGACTTCGCCCGGAGCCTGCGGCGGCCGCTGACGGAGGCCACGTTCCGCGACGTCCGTCAGGTCCTGGACGACCTGCTCGTGCGGGCCCGAGCGTGGATCGTGGACAACGGGGCACCCGTCGAGGCGTCCGTCGCCCGGGTCACGGCCGACATGCGGTACCTCGGGCAGGCCTACGAGATCACCGTCCCGCTGACGGAGGGCCCGCTCGAGGATGCGGTCGAGCTGACGACGGCGCAGGTCGTCGCAGCGTTCGGGGCCGAGCACGAGCGGCTCTACGACTTCTCCGACCCGACGGCGACCATCGAGGTCGCCACCGTGCGGCTCGCCGTCGTCGGGCCGGAGCCGGTGCTCCCGGAACGGCGGCGGGGCGCGGCCGACGGCACCGGCGCCGCCGCCGAGCGACGGCCCCTGAGGTGGTACGGACGCTGGCACGAGACCGCGGTGGTGGAGCGCTCCGTGATCGGGGTGGGCGGAGCGGCCGTCGCCGGCCCGGCGCTCGTCGAGCAGGGCGACACCACCGTCGTGGTCCCACCCGGGTGGGCCGCGGCAGCGGACGAGGCGGGAAACCTGCGCCTGCGGAAGGACACGCCATGA
- a CDS encoding hydantoinase B/oxoprolinase family protein: MTLTNVDLGIVAAKLAAVSEEMCLTLQRTSRSLYVKETADFCCAVAGPDGRFVAYPKAIGVSGFVGLDVLETVRAAEVAGPLEPGDVVVANDPYRTGGLATHLPDIQMVAPYFLDGEVVAYGWAFIHCSDIGGRVPSSVSPFNDSIFAEGLRIPPVRLVRGGTTVPDVEALLLANTRTPEANRGDLQAMVSALATGRRRVGEVAAQHGRAAVLEGGESAVARTRERAREALRSLTDGTYRFVDLLDNDAVSPVPVRISVTVTVDDGRIHIDFTGTDPQVAAAFNIASFGRPHAWLTTRVLALIGTIDPDLALNGGLMDLISITAPPGSVVNAVEPAAVGVRHATASRVNDALSGALIQAAPRIVPAASSGVVIPVVLAEETGAGQNVQVVEPMVGGTGGRYGGDGVDGRDAGISNLSNNPVETVEAELGARILRYGLRPDSGGPGTWRGGMGLELVFRVDGTSSLLARGLERQVFAPWGAMGGSPGLTAEIVINEGTDRAVRVRTVDVLPLDPGDVVTIRTPGGGGYGDPFERDVAAVLDDVRRGLVTPERARADYGVAVTDGLTLDETETARLREERPSTGSGRGRARERWDAVFTEDLHDALVEMVGALPVGRRSARKIEVVREVLAVLPAGFPGVDTGDGELEAARRRLGALLGGS; the protein is encoded by the coding sequence ATGACGCTCACGAACGTCGACCTCGGCATCGTCGCGGCCAAGCTCGCTGCCGTCTCGGAGGAGATGTGCCTGACGCTGCAGCGGACCAGCCGGTCCCTCTACGTCAAGGAGACCGCCGACTTCTGCTGCGCCGTCGCCGGCCCGGACGGACGGTTCGTCGCCTACCCCAAGGCCATCGGCGTGTCCGGCTTCGTCGGGCTCGACGTCCTCGAGACCGTCCGGGCCGCCGAGGTGGCCGGACCGCTCGAACCGGGAGACGTCGTCGTCGCCAACGACCCGTACCGCACGGGCGGTCTCGCCACCCACCTGCCGGACATCCAGATGGTCGCGCCCTACTTCCTCGACGGCGAGGTGGTCGCCTACGGGTGGGCGTTCATCCACTGCTCCGACATCGGCGGCCGCGTGCCGTCGTCGGTCTCTCCGTTCAACGACTCGATCTTCGCCGAGGGGCTGCGCATCCCGCCGGTTCGCCTGGTGCGCGGCGGGACGACTGTGCCGGACGTCGAGGCGCTCCTCCTTGCCAACACGCGTACGCCCGAGGCGAACCGCGGAGACCTCCAGGCCATGGTCAGCGCCCTGGCCACGGGGCGACGCCGGGTCGGCGAGGTCGCCGCACAGCACGGCCGCGCCGCCGTGCTGGAGGGCGGGGAGAGCGCCGTGGCGAGGACCCGCGAGCGCGCCCGCGAGGCGCTGCGGTCGCTGACCGACGGCACCTACCGGTTCGTCGACCTCCTCGACAACGACGCCGTCTCACCGGTGCCGGTGCGGATCTCGGTGACGGTCACCGTGGACGACGGGCGCATCCACATCGACTTCACCGGCACCGACCCGCAGGTGGCAGCGGCGTTCAACATCGCCTCCTTCGGCCGGCCGCACGCCTGGCTGACCACGCGCGTGCTCGCGCTCATCGGCACCATCGACCCCGACCTCGCTCTCAATGGCGGGCTCATGGACCTCATCAGCATCACCGCGCCGCCCGGGAGCGTGGTCAACGCCGTCGAGCCGGCCGCCGTCGGGGTCCGGCACGCCACCGCCTCCCGGGTCAACGACGCCCTGTCCGGGGCGCTCATCCAGGCGGCTCCGCGCATCGTTCCGGCGGCCAGCAGCGGCGTCGTCATCCCGGTGGTCCTGGCCGAGGAGACGGGCGCGGGGCAGAACGTCCAGGTGGTCGAGCCCATGGTCGGTGGCACCGGGGGACGCTACGGCGGCGATGGGGTCGACGGCCGCGACGCCGGGATCTCCAACCTCTCGAACAACCCCGTCGAGACTGTCGAGGCCGAGCTCGGCGCCCGGATCCTGCGGTACGGGCTGCGGCCCGACTCCGGTGGCCCTGGCACCTGGCGCGGCGGCATGGGGCTCGAGCTCGTGTTCCGGGTGGACGGGACCAGCTCCCTCCTGGCCCGTGGCCTGGAGCGGCAGGTCTTCGCGCCCTGGGGGGCGATGGGCGGGTCCCCGGGGCTGACGGCGGAGATCGTCATCAACGAGGGGACCGACCGAGCCGTGCGGGTCCGCACGGTCGACGTGCTGCCGCTCGACCCCGGCGATGTCGTGACCATCCGGACCCCCGGTGGTGGCGGGTACGGCGATCCGTTCGAGCGTGACGTCGCCGCCGTGCTCGACGACGTCCGCCGGGGGCTCGTGACACCTGAGCGCGCGCGCGCAGACTACGGGGTCGCCGTGACCGATGGCCTCACTCTCGACGAGACCGAGACCGCTCGCCTTCGCGAGGAGCGCCCGAGCACCGGCTCGGGGCGTGGACGCGCCCGTGAGCGCTGGGACGCCGTCTTCACCGAGGATCTCCACGACGCGCTCGTCGAGATGGTGGGCGCCCTTCCGGTCGGCCGCCGGAGCGCTCGCAAGATCGAGGTCGTCCGGGAGGTCCTCGCCGTCCTCCCGGCCGGCTTCCCCGGGGTCGACACGGGGGACGGGGAGCTCGAGGCGGCACGACGCCGGCTCGGGGCGCTGCTCGGCGGGTCGTAG
- a CDS encoding YkoF family thiamine/hydroxymethylpyrimidine-binding protein — protein sequence MSTQTDRTTTAPAPADAPAPADAPAPAATPDALGVGMRLSLHPHTDDFVGVILGALADVEAAGLTAGLVTETDEVSTYVGARTAPAEQRLAAYLTALVAAASRRSGGGHVVAHVLLSRGCPGEVSCDLAVTGLPDAEPVEVEPTGIRAAAQWSLYPLLDGGSDGGDHMAHIEGAIAAAQRRGVAASPAHYATRLTGDVADVVATAVDAWAQVGTEVPHVVTHLTISVGSPSPAQA from the coding sequence ATGAGCACCCAGACCGACCGCACCACCACCGCACCGGCACCGGCCGACGCGCCCGCACCGGCCGATGCACCCGCACCGGCGGCCACGCCCGACGCGCTCGGCGTCGGGATGCGCCTGAGCCTCCACCCGCACACCGACGACTTCGTCGGGGTCATCCTCGGCGCGCTCGCCGACGTCGAGGCCGCCGGCCTCACCGCGGGCCTGGTCACCGAGACCGATGAGGTGAGCACCTACGTCGGCGCCCGCACCGCACCGGCCGAGCAGCGGCTGGCCGCGTACCTGACGGCGCTGGTCGCCGCGGCGTCGCGACGCTCGGGCGGCGGGCACGTGGTCGCCCACGTCCTGCTCTCCCGGGGCTGCCCGGGCGAGGTGAGCTGCGACCTCGCCGTCACCGGCCTGCCGGACGCCGAGCCCGTCGAGGTCGAGCCCACCGGCATCCGCGCGGCGGCCCAGTGGTCCCTGTACCCGCTCCTGGACGGCGGGTCCGACGGCGGCGACCACATGGCCCACATCGAGGGCGCGATCGCCGCCGCCCAGCGCCGCGGCGTCGCCGCGAGCCCGGCGCACTACGCCACGAGGCTCACCGGCGACGTCGCCGACGTCGTCGCGACCGCCGTCGACGCCTGGGCGCAGGTGGGCACCGAGGTGCCGCACGTCGTCACCCACCTGACGATCTCCGTGGGCTCGCCGAGCCCGGCGCAGGCGTGA
- a CDS encoding ECF transporter S component — protein sequence MNVTAATATTRRWAMKDLVLMVVLGVVFGFVYWALVQAWNGLSILMGPAGDLAQHVLLGGWLLVAPIAIAIIRRPGAGIAAEILASVVEVVFLGSPVGPMLVVAAAIQGIGSELPFALTRYKRYTWGVFALSGLLGAGLVFFFSAFRSGWYGQDIFALRLVVQCLSGIVLGGLLAKVVVDALARTGVVDNFAIDRETVRA from the coding sequence ATGAATGTCACCGCCGCCACCGCGACCACCCGCCGCTGGGCCATGAAGGACCTCGTCCTCATGGTGGTCCTCGGCGTCGTCTTCGGCTTCGTCTACTGGGCGCTCGTCCAGGCCTGGAACGGCCTGAGCATCCTCATGGGCCCTGCCGGGGACCTCGCCCAGCACGTCCTCCTCGGGGGCTGGCTCCTCGTCGCGCCCATCGCGATCGCCATCATCCGCCGGCCCGGCGCCGGGATCGCCGCCGAGATCCTCGCCTCGGTGGTCGAGGTCGTCTTCCTCGGCTCACCGGTCGGCCCCATGCTCGTGGTGGCCGCCGCCATCCAGGGCATCGGCTCCGAGCTGCCCTTCGCGCTCACCCGCTACAAGAGGTACACCTGGGGCGTCTTCGCCCTCTCCGGGCTGCTCGGCGCGGGCCTGGTGTTCTTCTTCTCCGCGTTCCGCTCCGGCTGGTACGGCCAGGACATCTTCGCGCTGCGCCTGGTCGTGCAGTGCCTCTCGGGCATCGTCCTGGGCGGTCTGCTGGCCAAGGTGGTCGTCGACGCCCTCGCCCGCACCGGCGTCGTGGACAACTTCGCGATCGACCGCGAGACGGTCCGGGCGTGA
- a CDS encoding ABC transporter ATP-binding protein: protein MTKPLSDRTALEGVGRTSAGPPDPAEALAPGGAAVALDDVSVSFPRRPDPVLRGVSLRLAPGEHVIVLGASGSGKSTVLQLITGVVPHSVAAAVAGRVAVGSGSRSGGGTATAEATVVERSRHLGVLAQDPAAAVCLPHVEQELALPLENHGADPATIGPCIAAALDAVGATGLRGRATATLSGGESQRVALAAALVTEPEVLLLDEPTSMLDPAGIAAVREALDAATQRYRPAVVLVEHRLDEWAGAEGVAGLPGRALALADDGTVLADGPTAAVLGDHASALHAAGCWLPLETELQALTGAPGGLGAAANTALLTALAEQADGVGEAGVEGGGPGAAAGADAGDAVGDTAGDTAGGAGPVLAARSLAVGRGDGTPRRRGRSRRPVLEPAPVLAGVDLEVGAGEVVAILGANGVGKSTLLLTLAGLLEPLAGEVTGARPGLVFQNAEHQFLAHTVREEIAHGLPAGSDAVVARRLRRHRLDHLAEQNPFRLSGGEKRRLSLAAMLAHDRPALLADEPTLGLDRRDAVATLATLRDAAAAGSAVVLASHDLRAVAALADRVVLLGDGGVLADGPTAAVLGDAALLARAGVRVPPLVAWLLEHVSPHAVAHVLRELDAAVGAGR from the coding sequence GTGACGAAGCCCCTGAGTGACCGCACAGCCCTGGAGGGCGTCGGTCGCACGTCCGCCGGGCCGCCCGATCCGGCGGAGGCGCTCGCGCCCGGTGGCGCGGCCGTCGCGCTCGACGACGTCTCCGTCTCCTTCCCGCGCCGGCCGGACCCGGTGCTGCGCGGGGTCTCCCTGCGACTCGCGCCGGGTGAGCACGTGATCGTGCTCGGCGCGTCCGGGTCGGGGAAGTCGACCGTGCTGCAGCTCATCACCGGCGTCGTGCCGCACTCGGTCGCCGCGGCGGTGGCCGGGCGGGTCGCCGTGGGATCGGGCTCGAGGTCGGGCGGCGGGACGGCGACGGCGGAGGCCACCGTCGTCGAGCGGTCCCGCCACCTGGGCGTGCTCGCGCAGGACCCCGCGGCCGCCGTCTGTCTGCCGCACGTGGAGCAGGAGCTCGCCCTGCCGCTGGAGAACCACGGCGCCGATCCGGCGACGATCGGCCCGTGCATCGCAGCGGCACTCGACGCGGTCGGGGCGACCGGGCTGCGCGGGCGGGCCACGGCGACGCTGTCCGGCGGGGAGTCGCAGCGGGTCGCACTCGCCGCGGCGCTCGTCACCGAGCCGGAGGTACTGCTCCTCGACGAGCCGACGTCGATGCTCGACCCGGCCGGGATCGCCGCCGTCCGCGAGGCGCTGGACGCGGCCACGCAGCGGTACCGGCCGGCGGTCGTGCTCGTCGAGCACCGGCTCGACGAGTGGGCGGGCGCCGAGGGCGTCGCCGGACTCCCGGGCCGGGCGCTGGCCCTGGCTGACGACGGCACCGTCCTCGCCGACGGCCCCACCGCCGCGGTGCTGGGGGACCACGCGTCAGCGCTGCACGCCGCGGGGTGCTGGCTGCCGCTCGAGACCGAGCTCCAGGCGCTCACCGGCGCCCCCGGCGGGCTCGGCGCGGCCGCCAACACCGCCCTGCTGACGGCGCTGGCCGAGCAGGCGGACGGGGTCGGGGAGGCCGGTGTGGAGGGCGGCGGCCCCGGAGCCGCAGCCGGTGCCGATGCCGGCGACGCCGTCGGAGATACCGCCGGAGACACCGCCGGAGGTGCCGGGCCGGTGCTGGCGGCCCGGTCCCTTGCCGTCGGGCGCGGGGACGGGACCCCCAGGCGGCGGGGTCGGAGCCGCCGGCCTGTCCTGGAACCGGCTCCGGTTCTCGCCGGGGTGGACCTCGAGGTCGGCGCGGGGGAGGTGGTCGCGATCCTCGGCGCCAACGGCGTCGGCAAGTCCACCCTGCTGCTCACGCTCGCCGGGTTGCTCGAGCCGCTCGCCGGCGAGGTCACCGGGGCGCGGCCGGGACTGGTCTTCCAGAACGCCGAGCACCAGTTCCTCGCCCACACCGTGCGGGAGGAGATCGCCCACGGCCTGCCCGCCGGCTCTGACGCGGTGGTGGCCCGCCGGCTGCGTCGGCACCGGCTCGATCACCTGGCCGAGCAGAACCCGTTCCGGCTCTCGGGCGGCGAGAAGCGTCGCCTCAGCCTCGCCGCCATGCTCGCCCACGACCGGCCGGCCCTCCTCGCCGACGAGCCGACCCTCGGCCTGGACCGCCGCGACGCCGTCGCGACCCTGGCCACCCTGCGCGACGCGGCCGCCGCGGGCTCCGCCGTCGTCCTGGCCAGTCACGACCTGCGCGCCGTCGCTGCGCTCGCGGACCGCGTGGTCCTGCTCGGCGACGGCGGGGTGCTCGCCGACGGCCCGACCGCGGCGGTCCTCGGCGACGCCGCGCTGCTCGCCCGTGCCGGTGTGCGGGTCCCGCCGCTGGTGGCCTGGCTGCTCGAGCACGTGTCTCCTCACGCGGTGGCGCACGTCCTGCGCGAGCTCGACGCCGCGGTCGGGGCCGGCCGATGA
- a CDS encoding energy-coupling factor transporter transmembrane component T family protein, with translation MSAFSAAPPVDSALARRNPTVKLALLTIVSLVVMFVLDPVTPAVLYVLALGGVVASARLTPRSLALAHVPFVLFAVGVLTVNALTRPGEVLWQAGALRVTVEGLSVGGALAGRTLLIGVLAIGFLASTDGVALMTSLHHNARLGARVTYAVLAGYRMLQEMPREWATIRHAHAVRATFDGGRPPRGPRHLAGVAFALLVVSVRKGERMAQALESRGLGLEPRTTWRPVVVTRADRWFAAGVLAVVAAVIALSGALGYLEGPGALNG, from the coding sequence ATGAGCGCCTTCTCCGCGGCTCCGCCGGTGGACTCCGCGCTCGCCCGGCGGAACCCGACCGTCAAGCTGGCGCTCCTGACCATCGTCTCGCTCGTGGTGATGTTCGTCCTCGACCCGGTGACCCCGGCGGTGCTGTACGTGCTTGCGCTCGGGGGTGTCGTGGCATCGGCCCGGCTCACGCCACGCTCACTGGCCCTCGCGCACGTGCCGTTCGTCCTGTTCGCCGTCGGGGTGCTCACGGTCAACGCCCTCACCCGGCCCGGTGAGGTGCTGTGGCAGGCCGGGGCGCTGCGCGTGACGGTCGAGGGGCTGAGCGTCGGCGGCGCGCTGGCGGGGCGCACCCTGCTCATCGGGGTGCTGGCCATCGGGTTCCTGGCCTCCACCGACGGCGTCGCCCTCATGACGAGCCTGCACCACAACGCCCGGCTCGGCGCCCGGGTGACTTACGCCGTCCTCGCCGGGTACCGGATGCTCCAGGAGATGCCACGCGAGTGGGCGACCATCCGCCACGCCCACGCCGTCCGGGCCACGTTCGACGGCGGCCGGCCGCCGCGCGGCCCCCGGCACCTCGCCGGGGTCGCGTTCGCCCTGCTCGTGGTCTCGGTCCGCAAGGGCGAGCGGATGGCGCAGGCGCTGGAGTCGCGCGGGCTCGGGCTCGAGCCGCGGACGACGTGGCGGCCGGTGGTGGTCACACGCGCGGACCGGTGGTTCGCCGCCGGCGTGCTCGCGGTGGTGGCGGCCGTCATCGCGCTGAGCGGCGCGCTGGGATACCTGGAGGGGCCGGGCGCGCTGAACGGGTGA